One stretch of Methanocellales archaeon DNA includes these proteins:
- a CDS encoding methanogenesis marker 12 protein, which yields MFVGMDHGTTAIRFGTDDGRVFELSRECAKTMPDPLLLESILSGLGIKAEDIELFAISYSMGDGISEITDMERVTNRGVVKMGVAGIHIGGGTHVFDVIKRSGIPAIVIPGIHARSDIDRRMKMFSHGASPEKVGIAYHAHLQGYNTFIVSDVSSNTVTVGVVDGDIVGALDACIFAPGMLQGPLDLDAIRDIEAGKISANWAFSQSGVLKHTNFSSVEELLSAENESSRLALERIALFAAMEIAGMRILVNEHSSCEAIFLSGGMDKVRKTVEELLDTEIIGLDKWTAAIGCAEIARDVYRGKKEVLGIKVDWSPTNKFK from the coding sequence ATGTTCGTTGGGATGGATCACGGTACCACTGCGATACGATTCGGAACGGATGATGGACGTGTTTTTGAGTTGTCGCGAGAGTGTGCCAAAACCATGCCTGACCCCCTACTGCTGGAGAGCATCCTGAGCGGTCTGGGGATTAAAGCAGAAGACATAGAACTTTTTGCAATCAGTTACTCGATGGGCGATGGTATCTCTGAAATTACCGACATGGAACGAGTGACTAACAGAGGCGTTGTTAAGATGGGTGTCGCTGGAATCCACATTGGGGGGGGAACACATGTCTTTGATGTCATCAAGAGGTCGGGCATACCTGCAATCGTGATACCTGGCATACATGCTAGGAGCGATATCGATAGAAGAATGAAGATGTTCTCGCACGGAGCAAGCCCAGAAAAAGTGGGCATTGCATATCATGCCCATTTACAGGGCTATAACACTTTCATCGTATCAGACGTAAGCTCAAACACCGTTACTGTGGGAGTGGTGGATGGGGATATAGTCGGTGCCTTAGACGCATGTATTTTTGCGCCAGGAATGCTCCAGGGTCCGCTTGACCTGGATGCAATTCGGGATATCGAGGCAGGCAAGATAAGCGCAAACTGGGCCTTCTCCCAAAGCGGCGTATTAAAACACACAAACTTTAGTAGTGTGGAGGAATTACTGAGCGCAGAGAATGAAAGCTCCAGACTGGCATTAGAAAGGATAGCGCTCTTCGCAGCGATGGAAATAGCTGGCATGCGGATACTTGTTAACGAACATTCATCTTGTGAAGCAATATTCCTGAGTGGCGGGATGGACAAGGTGAGAAAGACGGTTGAAGAGCTTCTTGATACTGAAATAATCGGTTTAGACAAGTGGACCGCTGCAATTGGGTGTGCCGAAATAGCCAGAGATGTTTACAGAGGCAAAAAAGAGGTCTTGGGAATCAAAGTTGACTGGAGTCCCACAAATAAATTTAAATAA
- a CDS encoding pyruvate ferredoxin oxidoreductase subunit gamma encodes MKEIRIHGRGGQGVVTSAELLASAAFNDGKFSQAFPFFGFERRGAPIVSFVRIDDSPIRLRSHIYNPDYVIVQDPTLLDVEDVTSGLKPEGMVIANTEKEPEKLGLKAEIRVRTINATKIAMETLGQPIMNTALIGAFAGATGEVSVGSIKCAVTSRFPGKIGVKNAEAVQKAYDRMKGQIK; translated from the coding sequence ATGAAAGAAATACGAATACACGGAAGGGGCGGACAAGGAGTCGTTACGAGCGCGGAACTGCTCGCCTCAGCAGCTTTTAATGATGGAAAATTCAGTCAGGCATTCCCATTTTTTGGCTTTGAACGAAGGGGTGCACCTATCGTATCTTTTGTAAGAATAGATGACTCGCCTATACGATTGAGAAGTCATATCTACAATCCAGACTATGTGATCGTCCAAGATCCCACACTGCTCGATGTGGAGGATGTTACATCGGGTTTGAAGCCAGAAGGCATGGTGATCGCCAACACCGAAAAAGAGCCGGAAAAACTGGGGCTGAAAGCTGAAATCAGGGTAAGGACGATTAATGCAACGAAGATCGCAATGGAGACCTTAGGACAGCCAATCATGAATACTGCTTTAATTGGCGCTTTTGCAGGAGCCACCGGAGAGGTTTCTGTGGGATCGATTAAATGTGCCGTTACAAGTCGTTTTCCAGGTAAAATAGGAGTGAAGAATGCAGAAGCAGTGCAAAAAGCCTATGACAGGATGAAAGGGCAGATAAAATGA
- a CDS encoding 4Fe-4S binding protein, with translation MKLSIGAMAEPGSTRINKTGSWRTFKPIINVEACIGCGTCSMLCPEGTIYKVGDEYIIDYDYCKGCGICAHECPVKAIEMVMEEE, from the coding sequence ATGAAACTGAGCATAGGTGCCATGGCAGAGCCTGGAAGTACGAGGATTAACAAAACTGGTTCATGGCGGACGTTTAAGCCCATCATCAACGTGGAAGCATGCATCGGTTGTGGAACGTGCAGTATGCTCTGCCCAGAAGGCACGATATACAAAGTAGGTGACGAGTATATCATAGACTACGACTACTGCAAGGGATGCGGAATCTGTGCGCATGAATGCCCGGTAAAAGCCATAGAAATGGTCATGGAGGAGGAATAG